The window ACCTCGACGACGATCGAACCGGCCATCGCCCAGAAGCTGAGCACCCTGTCCGAGGACTTCGCCAGCCAGGGCGTGGTCACCACCACGTCGGTGCGGGAGTGCTCGCTGATCATTCCGCCCCGGCCCGTCGCGGCCCTGCTCGACGTCGCTCCCGGCACCCGTGTGCTGCGCCTGGTGCGGGTGCGCAGCACCGGCGAAGGCCCGGTCGCGCTGCTGTTCAACTTCGTGCGCACGGACGTCGCGCCCGGCATCGAAGAGGTGGACTTCACCGCCTCCAGCCTCTTCGGGGTCCTGGAGGGCACGTATGGACTGAAGATCGCCACGGCCCGCCGGACCTTCAGCGCGGAGGCCGCCACCGCCGATGTCGCCGACGCCCTGTCACTGCCCGAGGGCGCGCCCGTGCAGTATCTCCAGCAGGTCACCTACCTCGCCGACGACCGGCCGGTGGAGTACTCGGATGTATGGATCCACAGCGGCCGGCTGCGGGTCACCTCGCTGCTGCTGCGCAGATGAGGACGGTGCCGGGCGTTCTCCGGGTGCCCCCGAGAGGCGGTGCGCGCTCTCCCGCTCGGTAATGTGCGGGAGGTACAGGGGCGGACGGGTCACCCCGTCGGCAGCGGGCCGGAGAGGGAGCACGTGACGACCACCCTGATCGCCGAGGTGGCGCTGGTCACCGCGCTGGCGTCGTTCGCACAGGCGCTGAGCGGCTTCGGGTTCGCGCTGGTGGCGGTGCCGCTGCTGACCCTGCTCACCACCCCTCAGAACGCCGTCGTCGTGGTCACCGCGCTGGGCGGGGTGCTCTCTCTGGCGGTCTGCGTCCACCAGAGGGAACACGTCAGTGTGCGCACCGCGGGCCTGGTGAGCGGAGCCGGACTGGTGGGCATGCCGCTCGGGCTGCTCGCGGTGACGGTGCTGGGCGCCCGCTCGCTGTCCGTCCTCATCGCCTGCGTGGTGCTGGTGTTCGCCGTCCTGATCGGCCGGGGCCTGACCTTCCGGCGCGGCACCGGGCCCACCGTCGCCGCGGGTGTCGCCAGCGGGGCGCTGCTGACCGCGACCGGCATGAACGGGCCGCCGCTGGTTGCCGCCTTCCAGGCCATGGGCCTGACGCCCCGCGAGTTCCGGGCCACCCTCCAGGCCACCTTCTGCGTCCAGGACGCCCTGGCCCTCGCCGGGTTCCTCGCCGTCGGCCGGCTGACCGGGGACAGCCTGCTGCTGACCGCCGCCGGGCTCCCCGGTCTGCTGGTGGGCTGGTGGCTCGGCGACCGTCTCTTCACCCGCACGGACCCCGCGCGCTTCAAGAAGATCGTCCTCGGGGTACTGGTCGCCAGCGCCTGCGCCGCGCTGTACCAGGCCACGCTGGGCTGACCCGGTCTCCGAGCCCTGCCCGGTCCCGCGCTCAACGCTCCTGACCGGAGGCGTCCTGGCCGCCGGGGCCG of the Streptomyces sp. NBC_01788 genome contains:
- a CDS encoding GntR family transcriptional regulator codes for the protein MTADKGGLPGIKRDVPTAIHVQISEHIRLRIASGEWPAHYRLKSEPELAQEFGVSRGTLRRALTTLIEEGLLRQVRGRGTFVTSTTIEPAIAQKLSTLSEDFASQGVVTTTSVRECSLIIPPRPVAALLDVAPGTRVLRLVRVRSTGEGPVALLFNFVRTDVAPGIEEVDFTASSLFGVLEGTYGLKIATARRTFSAEAATADVADALSLPEGAPVQYLQQVTYLADDRPVEYSDVWIHSGRLRVTSLLLRR
- a CDS encoding sulfite exporter TauE/SafE family protein is translated as MTTTLIAEVALVTALASFAQALSGFGFALVAVPLLTLLTTPQNAVVVVTALGGVLSLAVCVHQREHVSVRTAGLVSGAGLVGMPLGLLAVTVLGARSLSVLIACVVLVFAVLIGRGLTFRRGTGPTVAAGVASGALLTATGMNGPPLVAAFQAMGLTPREFRATLQATFCVQDALALAGFLAVGRLTGDSLLLTAAGLPGLLVGWWLGDRLFTRTDPARFKKIVLGVLVASACAALYQATLG